In the genome of Campylobacter helveticus, the window TTGGCCTTAGTGCAAGGCTGTGTTAAGGAAAAATTTGAAGTTAATTTACCGATGTGTTTGACTCAAAATTATGATGATATAAAAACTAGGATGCAAATTTCTTCAAGTGGTAAAAAGGCTTTAAGTTTTTTTCAAAGATTGCAATTTTATCCCAAATTTGATGCAAGTTTGGTTCTTTGCAAACCTTTTACCGGTAGGCAACACCAGCTTCGTTTGCATTTGTTTCATACAGGACACAAAATTTTAGGCGAACCGCTTTACGGTTTAGAGAAAGAACAAATTGAACAAATTTTAGATGGGAAGTTAAGTGAAGAAGAAAGGGTAAAGCTTACGGGTGCAAAAAGATTAATGCTGCATTCTCAACGACTCCATTTTTTTTATAAGGAAAAAGAATTTGACATTAGCTCAAATGAGGAATTCTTAAGAGAATTTATCTAATTATAAAATTCTATTTTTATCCTTTTAAAAAGGAAAAAAATAGCAAAAAATTATAAATTTGCTTGACTTTTGAAAAGCGATTTTACTATACTCTCGTTTTTATTTTGGTTAGTTAAAACTAACGAGTTCTTTAACAAAGGAAAATTTATGGAAAGAATAAGGCTTAAGCTCAAGGCTTATGACCATCGAGTACTAGACAGAACAGTTGCAGCCATAGTAGAAGCTGTTAAAAGAACGGGTGCGGATATAAGAGGTCCAGTACCTATGCCTACCAAAATCAAACGCTATACGGTATTAAAATCTCCACATATTAATAAAGATTCTCGTGAGCAGTTTGAAATAAGAATTCACGCGCGTATGCTTGATATAGTCGCAGCGACTCCAGATACGGTTGATTCTTTAACTAAGCTTGATTTAGCGCCAGAAGTGAGCGTTGAAGTTAGGGCTATGGGAAAGTAAAAGGATAGAGTATGGAATATATCGTAGAAAAAATAGGAATGAGTAGAACCGTAAGCAATCCAAGTATCGCTGTAACTTTACTTAGGGTGGTGAGTGCTAAGGTTTGTGAAGTCCAAGATGGCAAAGCTTTGGTGGCTTATTCTAAAGGTAAAGCAAGTAATAAATGTGTTGCCGGAATGCAGAAAAAATACAATTTGTCAGCAGAATTTAATAAATTTGCAACTTTAAAAGTGGCGAATGTAGAGGCTGGGGATTTAGATGAAAGCCCATTAAATGAAGCGAAAATTTTAAAAGTAAGTTTTAATTCTAAGGGTCGTGGCTATAGCGGTGTTATGAAAAGACATAACTTTGGCGGAGGTCCTGCAAGTCACGGAAGTAGATTCCACAGAAGACACGGCTCTATTGGTAATAGAGAGTGGCCAGGTCGTGTGCAACCGGGCATGAAAATGGCCGGACATTATGGAAATTCAAAAGTTACCGTTAAAAACGAGCTTGTATCTTACGATGCGGAAAATAAAATTTTGGTGTTAAAAGGTGCGGTGCCGGGCTTTAACGGTGCTATGGGTAGAATAAGGATTGCAAAATGAGTAAGGCAGTTGTTTTAAACGAGAAATTCGAGAAGTCAGGTGAATTTGAACTTCCCGCAAAATATGCAGAGGTAAATCCACATAATCTTTACTTATATGTGAAATCTTATCTTGCAAGTTTAAGAGCCAATACCGCTCACACTAAAGGCAGAAGTGATGTAAGTGGTGGAGGTAAGAAGCCTTGGAGACAAAAGGGTCGCGGTGGAGCAAGAGCAGGTTCAACAAGAACGAATGTTTGGGTTGGTGGTGCAGTTGCTTTTGGACCTAAAAATGAAAAAAATTATTTTCAAAAAGTCAATAAAAAGCAGAAGAGATTGGCGCTTGAAAGAGCTTTGGCTGATAAGGCGATTAAGAATTCCCTTTTTGTAACAGATTCTTTGAGTATAGAAAGTGGTAAGACTAAAGATGCAAATGCAGTTATTAAAAAGCTTGGTGTGAAAGATGCGCTTATTGTTAAAGATTTACTAGATGAAAAAACGCTTCTTGCATATAGAAATTTAGCAAATTGCTATGTTGTGGATATTACAGAAGTCAATGCTTATTTAGTATCTGTGTTTAATGCTGTGATTATAGAAAAATCAGCGTTAGAATCAATTACGAAAGAGGGATGATTATGGCAGATATTACAGATATAAAAACTATACTTTATACAGAGAAAAGCTTAAATTTGCAGGAGCTTGGTGTGGTTGTTATCCAAACTTCTCCTAAAATGACAAAAACGGGCTTAAAGTCAGTATTAAAAGAATATTTCGGCGTAACGCCTCAAAGCATCAATTCGTTGAAAATAAATGGAAAAGTGAAGCGTTTTAGAGGTCGTTTAGGACAAAGAAATGATTATAAAAAATTCTATGTAAAGCTACCTGAGGGTGTTAGCTTGGAAAATGCGGAGGCTTAAGATGGCGATTAAAACTTATAAACCTTATACTCCAAGTAGGAGATATATGACAGGTGTAAGCTCAGAAGATATCACAGCAAAACCTAGTGTGCGTTCCTTGCTCATTAAGCTTCCAGCACACGCCGGACGCAATAGCTATGGACGCATTACAAGTCGCCATAAGGAAGCTGGTGCGAAAAAGCTTTATAGGATTATCGATTTTAAGCGTCGTAAATTTGGTATTGAGGGTAAGGTTGAGGCGATAGAATATGACCCTTATAGAAATTGCCGTATTGCTTTAATTTCTTATAGAGATGGCGAGAAAAGATACATTTTGCAAGCTAGAGGTTTGAAGGTTGGCGATGTGGTAATGGCGGCTGAAAGCGGACTTGATATTAAGCCGGGTAATGCTATGAAGCTTAAAAATATCCCAGTAGGAACTATCGTTCATAATATCGAGTTAAAGCCGGGTAAAGGCGGTCAAATGATTCGCTCTGCTGGTGCTTATGCACAACTTATGGGTAAAGAAGAAAAATATGTTATCTTAAGGCTTGCTAGTGGCGAAATGAGACAGGTTTTAGCTGAATGTATGGCAAGTATCGGCGAGGTTGGTAATGAAGAATGGGCAAATGTTACCATAGGCAAGGCAGGAAGAAATCGCCACAGAGGAATTCGCCCACAAACAAGAGGTTCAGCGATGAACCCAGTAGATCACCCACATGGCGGTGGTGAGGGTAAGAAAAATTCAGGTCGCCATCCTGTAACTCCGTGGGGCAAACCAACTAAAGGTGCGAAGACTCGTCGCAAAAAAGCTAGTGATAAATTAATTATTTCAAGAAGAAAAGGAAAATAAGATGGCTCGTTCACTCAAAAAGGGTCCTTTTGTAGATGACCATGTAATGAAAAAAGTCATCGCAGCAAAAAAGACTAATGATAATAAACCTATCAAAACTTGGTCGCGTAGAAGCACTATTATCCCAGATATGATAGGGCTAACTTTTAATGTTCATAATGGCAAGGTTTTTATTCCTGTTTATATTACGGAAAACCACATAGGATATAAACTTGGCGAATTTGCGCCAACACGCACTTTTAAAGGCCATAAAGGCTCTGTGCAAAAGAAAATCGGCAAGTAAGGGGAGCAAATGAGTAAAGCATTGATTAAATTCATTAGATTATCTCCTATTAAGGCGAGGTTGATTGCGAGAGAAGTGCAGGGTATGAACGCTGAACTTGCTATGGCGAGTTTGAAATTTATGCCAAATAAGGGTGCGAAATACATTGCCAATGCTATTTCAAGTGCTGTGGCAAATGGTGGCTTTGAGGCTAATGAAGTTGTGGTAAAAAGCTGTCGTGTTGATGCTGGTGCGGTTCTTAAAAGATTTCGTCCGCGTGCTAGAGGAAGTGCAAGTCGTATTAGAAAGCCTACTTCTCATATTATGGTTGAGGTGGCGAAGCTTGAGGTAAAGAGCGAAGAAAAAAAAGCTCCAGCTAAAGTAGCAAAAAAAACTACAAGCACTAAAAAAGCAACAGCAAAAAAGGAAAGCTAAATGGGACAAAAAGTAAATCCAATTGGTCTAAGACTGGGAATTAATAGAAATTGGGAGTCAAGATGGTTTCCAACTAAAGCAAATTTAGTGGAAAATATCGGTGAGGACTATAAAATTAGGGCTTTTTTAAAAAGAAAACTTTACTATGCGGGAATTTCTCAAATTTTAGTAGAAAGAACTACCAAAAAGCTTCGTGTTACTGTAGTAGCTGCAAGACCTGGCATTATTATCGGTAAAAAGGGAAGTGATGTTGATATTTTGAAGAAAGAATTGCAGGATTTAATTGGAAAAGATGTCAATATTAACATTAAGGAAGAAAGAAAGGCTGGGTCTTCTGCACAACTTGCTGCTGAAAGTGTTGCAACTCAACTTGAAAAAAGGATTGCTTTTAGAAGAGCGATGAAAAAAGTTATTCAAGGTGCACAAAAAGCTGGAGCAAAAGGAATTAAGGTTTCTGTTTCTGGTCGTTTGGGTGGGGCTGAAATGGCGAGAACAGAATGGTATCTTGAGGGTCGTGTTCCACTTCATACTTTAAGAGCTAAGATTGATTATGGTTTTGCAGAAGCAAGAACGACTTATGGAAATATAGGCGTTAAGGTATGGATTTTTAAGGGTGAAGTTCTACAAAAAGGTTTTCAAGCAGAAAAGAGCGAAGAAAATGCACCTACAAAAAAACCAAGACGCACAAGAAGGGGTAAATAACTATGTTGATGCCAAAAAGAACAAAATATCGCAAGATGATGAAGGGGCGTAATAGAGGCTATGCAAATAGAGGGACGGAATTTACTTTTGGCGAGTATGCTTTAAAAGCAACTGAAGCTGGACGCATCAATTCACGCCAAATAGAAGCCGCTCGTATTGCTTTAACGCGTTTTGTTAAGAGACAGGGTAAAACTTGGATTAGGGTTTTTCCCGATAAGCCTTTGACAAAAAAACCTTTAGAAACGCGTATGGGTAAAGGTAAAGGTGGCGTTGAAGAATGGGTTATGAATATCAAGCCTGGTCGTATTATCTATGAAATGGCGGGAGTTAGTGAAGATATGGCGAGACAAGCTTTAACTTTGGCTATGCACAAATTACCATTTAAGACGAAGTTTATTACAAGAGAGAGTCAAAATGAAATATACTGAGATTA includes:
- the rpsS gene encoding 30S ribosomal protein S19, whose amino-acid sequence is MARSLKKGPFVDDHVMKKVIAAKKTNDNKPIKTWSRRSTIIPDMIGLTFNVHNGKVFIPVYITENHIGYKLGEFAPTRTFKGHKGSVQKKIGK
- the rpsJ gene encoding 30S ribosomal protein S10 — protein: MERIRLKLKAYDHRVLDRTVAAIVEAVKRTGADIRGPVPMPTKIKRYTVLKSPHINKDSREQFEIRIHARMLDIVAATPDTVDSLTKLDLAPEVSVEVRAMGK
- the rplB gene encoding 50S ribosomal protein L2 — its product is MAIKTYKPYTPSRRYMTGVSSEDITAKPSVRSLLIKLPAHAGRNSYGRITSRHKEAGAKKLYRIIDFKRRKFGIEGKVEAIEYDPYRNCRIALISYRDGEKRYILQARGLKVGDVVMAAESGLDIKPGNAMKLKNIPVGTIVHNIELKPGKGGQMIRSAGAYAQLMGKEEKYVILRLASGEMRQVLAECMASIGEVGNEEWANVTIGKAGRNRHRGIRPQTRGSAMNPVDHPHGGGEGKKNSGRHPVTPWGKPTKGAKTRRKKASDKLIISRRKGK
- the rplC gene encoding 50S ribosomal protein L3; translation: MEYIVEKIGMSRTVSNPSIAVTLLRVVSAKVCEVQDGKALVAYSKGKASNKCVAGMQKKYNLSAEFNKFATLKVANVEAGDLDESPLNEAKILKVSFNSKGRGYSGVMKRHNFGGGPASHGSRFHRRHGSIGNREWPGRVQPGMKMAGHYGNSKVTVKNELVSYDAENKILVLKGAVPGFNGAMGRIRIAK
- the rplP gene encoding 50S ribosomal protein L16; the protein is MLMPKRTKYRKMMKGRNRGYANRGTEFTFGEYALKATEAGRINSRQIEAARIALTRFVKRQGKTWIRVFPDKPLTKKPLETRMGKGKGGVEEWVMNIKPGRIIYEMAGVSEDMARQALTLAMHKLPFKTKFITRESQNEIY
- the rpsC gene encoding 30S ribosomal protein S3; amino-acid sequence: MGQKVNPIGLRLGINRNWESRWFPTKANLVENIGEDYKIRAFLKRKLYYAGISQILVERTTKKLRVTVVAARPGIIIGKKGSDVDILKKELQDLIGKDVNINIKEERKAGSSAQLAAESVATQLEKRIAFRRAMKKVIQGAQKAGAKGIKVSVSGRLGGAEMARTEWYLEGRVPLHTLRAKIDYGFAEARTTYGNIGVKVWIFKGEVLQKGFQAEKSEENAPTKKPRRTRRGK
- the rplD gene encoding 50S ribosomal protein L4 is translated as MSKAVVLNEKFEKSGEFELPAKYAEVNPHNLYLYVKSYLASLRANTAHTKGRSDVSGGGKKPWRQKGRGGARAGSTRTNVWVGGAVAFGPKNEKNYFQKVNKKQKRLALERALADKAIKNSLFVTDSLSIESGKTKDANAVIKKLGVKDALIVKDLLDEKTLLAYRNLANCYVVDITEVNAYLVSVFNAVIIEKSALESITKEG
- a CDS encoding 50S ribosomal protein L23; amino-acid sequence: MADITDIKTILYTEKSLNLQELGVVVIQTSPKMTKTGLKSVLKEYFGVTPQSINSLKINGKVKRFRGRLGQRNDYKKFYVKLPEGVSLENAEA
- the rplV gene encoding 50S ribosomal protein L22, whose product is MSKALIKFIRLSPIKARLIAREVQGMNAELAMASLKFMPNKGAKYIANAISSAVANGGFEANEVVVKSCRVDAGAVLKRFRPRARGSASRIRKPTSHIMVEVAKLEVKSEEKKAPAKVAKKTTSTKKATAKKES